The sequence AAGCTAATCAAACGAGTGGAGAAACTGGACAAAGGTCAAGCTATTATCATTTACTGTGGCTGCTGTCCCTTACAGAAGTGTCCCAATGTGCGGCCTGCATTTAAGGCACTCAATGATCATGGTTTTCAGAATCACAAACTACTCGCCATTCTAAATAACATCAAGACAGACTGGATCGATAAAGGCTATCCTGTCAATCCACAGGATTAACGCTTCTAAAACTAACTAACACCCTTGGCTGGAGACCCTTATTCCTTGTGATGGCCATAGCTTTCTTGCCATCACTTTTGCATTGATCGCCTCAATGCATGGGATAAAGAATTCCCCTTAATCAATTAAATATGAGGTATTTAACAATGTTTAATTAAGTTAAACTTTAGTCAGTATATTAGCTGGCCATGTTATGCTTATTGGTGTGGGCTTTTAAATATTCCGAAGGAGTATATCCTGTTATCAATTTAAACTGTCTATTGAAATAAGAAATGTTATAATATCCGCTGTCGAAGGCTACTTCCTTTACACTGTATCCTTCTTCAATGAGCTGTTTACAAGCGTTTCCAATACGGATTTCATTGAGAAACTGTGAGAAGGTTTTGCGGGTATGTTGTTTAAAATACCGGCAAAAGGCATTGACACTCAGGTTGGCCACGTTCGCGGCATCCGACAGCGAGATGTCCTTGGCGAAATTCTCCATGATATAGTTAATGATGGCATTGACCTTTTTGGTATCATGTGGTCGGGTGCTGGGTTCGAAATTTATATGGCTTAGGGCCGTGATTTCTTGGCTTTTTGAAATGAGGTCCAGCTGCTTAAGTAAGTAGATTAACCGAGCCATTCCATCTTTTCGGGTGATCTTTTTAGCGGCTTTAAAT comes from Echinicola vietnamensis DSM 17526 and encodes:
- a CDS encoding AraC family transcriptional regulator codes for the protein MKPLLFKIAKTEEEAVRILQEDYPYFYDNLHYHVETQIMVILEGKGTYFIGDAIGNFSAGDIFILGSNLPHFFRSDKDYYNEGSGLRSKNISILFSLETMGEKILDLPEFHAVKKLLHYSKKGLMVHGKTQQKLFKAAKKITRKDGMARLIYLLKQLDLISKSQEITALSHINFEPSTRPHDTKKVNAIINYIMENFAKDISLSDAANVANLSVNAFCRYFKQHTRKTFSQFLNEIRIGNACKQLIEEGYSVKEVAFDSGYYNISYFNRQFKLITGYTPSEYLKAHTNKHNMAS